The genomic interval AGGAAAGTGGTCAAAAACAATCGATGTGGGGCCATAAAAATAGCCTACTGAACAGTTTGCCGAATCGAACTATGCCAATATCATTCCCCCCCTCTTTTTTTACTCCACCTGCCATACATATGTGTGAttattcaattcaattcgagaaaacaaaatatttatagcgTTGGtcatttgttgttattgtcgCTGCAGTTTGATATTCATTTTGTTAATCGCATTTCAATCAACTTCATTTCAATTGTCACTCTCTGTGATAGTATGGtatgcactgaaaaaaattgCTAATGAAACCCACTCTATAAACGTTTTATAAATAGCAAAAATATTAGCTAGATAATAATACATAATACATTAAACAATTAGTTAAGCAActgcaaattaaatatatttcttcctgtaattaaaaattggcgagggggcgtggccgctGCTGTTTGGATTGACACGCATGTCAACCGAATGCGTCATGTGAAATACTCCGATTTGGCTTTGTGTTTCGGCATGTAACGCATAAATAATCCGAAAACCcccaaaccaaacaaaaccaaaccaagCCGAAGCGAACTCAAATAGTTTTGTTCCGCGTCGCTCATACGCACCGTGGGTCGTCAAAGTCAAAGTCCAGACGCTGTGAGCTGCATTGGTAATTGAATCGCCGTGtggttttgtttattgaactAGCTGGCGAATATATTGTATCTCTAGTGCTCGCTCGTCCGCTCGTCTATGATTATTCATGGAATGCTCGCTGATTTATCCCTATCCCCCCGACTTTTCGAAAATGATTTCATGCCGCGTGACGTCAGCTGCAACGGATATATGGCTCTATAGGAGGCCTATTCGCCATGATCGGTTTATCGAGCCCAAGTCAGTCACTCGGATTGACTGGGAGGCCTTGGATTTCAGTGCTCTCCATTAGACGCAAGCGACTCCAAGTCGCCCACGCACTTGATACTTaccaacaacaatggcagctGTGGCGCCAAAAAAAGCCAGTTCAATTTGCAACTCCACTTTCGGGGCTTAAGATCTCGAGAGCCACACCAGATAGCATCGAGTGCCAGACACTTTTTGCAGCCCGAGACAAATAATTACAACGACtttgattttttaattaattcgaGCCACAAGGCGAGCACAAGatagagatacagatacagatggcCATAGATACGCCGCCAGAAATCATATGCCGGACTTTTATTATCCGTGTGGGCTGTTGTTTTGTTTCtaggtttgtttgttttattttgtttttctggctTCTAATGGATTATGAATATGGCAGTATACCCTATTCGAGCACTTTGTATTTTAGGGCAAGATATGGGTACTCCAATCCAAAACAATCCGTATGTCAACTAAGAGATACTTCAAATAATTCTAAAAGAAttctttacatatttatttattattatgatttttatCTGGAAGGCAATttccattaaaaataaatgatttcACACTCGAGTCTCAAAGTAACTGCCCTAAGTGGGTGATCTAAGGCGTGTTAATTAGCTGGGTAGCCCCGAAGTGAATCACCCGAGTATTGGGAACTGAATCTGGGTCCCCTTCTCTTCCGCCTTTAATTGGATAATGCCTATCCCTCGGAGCGAAGGGTATCAAAAGCTATGCACTTGGCCTTTCTCCCTTGACTATCAAATATTTGCGCTGCCAGCTAAATTCGCTGACTCAAATGGCGAATTGCCCGGAGATTTTGTTATTACTTTTAGACGTGTTTATTTGTCTCGATGAAAATGGCTCGGATATGGCTCGGGgtattttaatcatttttaaaaCTGATCGGAAACTGTCGAGACGCCAAGTTATCTAACTCCACGTCGGCTTGAACCTGCTTCGCACTTCAAGATCCAACATGCCAAGGCCGTTGGCAAACCCTTTCGAAAATGAGTGAAGTATTTAACACTCATTTGGCCCAGAGATGCACTGAACCAGCGATGTGGTGTGATCTTTAGACTCAGCCAGCTCGCTGGCAATTAGATGTAATTATTCTATGCAATATGTGCCGCATATGTATGAAGATTTTTTTTCATTTCGATTTTGGCGCGTGACAATTGCGGGTGGGCCTCAAACCGAGAAATCGGCTTACTCGAGAGCTGGAGAGCCAGCCCCCAAAGTAGATTAAATGGGCCCAAGCAGAACTGACTGAATCGAAAATACGACGAACCCAGAGCCGAAGCTTTGGCGCTCGCTTTTGAACCGAAGCGGTTTCGAATTTGAAGTTTTTAAACCGTCAACTAAGCTCGCTGCGAATTTAGTGGCAAACGAGCCAGCCAGTCGACCAGACACACGAGCGCGAGTTTGAAATCGAAAACCTGGCCCAAACTGAAATTCAAAACCGTCGAAACCAAACAGCAGCGATCGCAGATTGCAACGAGCGTGGGCTGCAATCGGAAGTGTaaatatttggaaaataaacaaaaagcgcAGCAGCCGGAGCTGAAACTAATTGAAAGCCTAACCCGGCTAATTGCCAATAATGAGGATTGCCGAAATTGGCAGCCGCTGAGATAATAGATAATTCGGAAAATCTTGTGCGTGTGTACGGAGCCGTGAAAAGCCAACggcaaataaattgcaaattaaatcgggaaaattaataacaagACGAAAGCAGCGAAGGATCACCATGAAATCGTGGCTGGTAAGTGGCCTTTAGTTGTAATCAGCGATAAGTTGTGTACAAGAGTAGTGTTTGGTGTGCGAAACATAAAATCGGCAACAGTTCGTCGTGATAGGGatcaaacaataaaaataaagggAACACAAGCCAAGGGTAACTAGTTTTCCTCCGCCTTGACCTCGTCGCAGCGGTTCTTGTTCTTCAGCAGATAGGTGGCCAAGTAGCTGACCGGATCACTGGGGCGATCCCGGGCCAAAGCCTGCAGTCCGTGCAGCAAAATGGGGGCCACCGTCTGGTCGAGGTACTGGCGAACCGGCATGGAGCTGGTGTCCGGACGCGGCTTCTGGCAGGCGGCGAACGCATTGATGCCCTCCAACGATTGCTGCGAGTTGGAGTCGTTCTTGGCCACATCTCCGCCGCCATTGACTTCCAGCTCTCCTGGGGAAAACGGCATTGTTGGGCTGAGGggtaaaatgaaaaatattacTCCTCATTCGACAATTCACTTTTGTTCAGAAATATAGTATTTAATACTAGATTGTTTTGAAAGTTTAGCAAAATCGTGTTGCTGTACTTTTCTCAcctttatttaaaaaatatataaattttggttttttttttgttttttttttatttgaacaGAGTTCTAACTGCTTTGAATGTTGTCATGAAAATGATGTGCCTGTAGGATTTACTTACACAAGCTACCAAAGCAAAATTCATGGCATGCTATGTGGCAGCTAAAAAAAAGATGGTTACACTGATAATAACTTAATATCGatattattacaaaatattaagGATATTCCTATGTTAAGTGTGCAGCTACAAAATAGGTCGTGTTTAGATATTCAGAGAGTGCAGTTTTGTTTTGTGGTCACCACATCATTTTCTATTGAGTGCCTTCGATGATGTCACCCAGAGTTTTCCCAACACTTTGTCGCCGGCTTTGGCTCGAAATTCAATCACCCTTAGTTGGGTCGTAAATCAGTCCATA from Drosophila mauritiana strain mau12 chromosome 3L, ASM438214v1, whole genome shotgun sequence carries:
- the LOC117141261 gene encoding protein dpy-30 homolog, with amino-acid sequence MPFSPGELEVNGGGDVAKNDSNSQQSLEGINAFAACQKPRPDTSSMPVRQYLDQTVAPILLHGLQALARDRPSDPVSYLATYLLKNKNRCDEVKAEEN